A region from the Flavobacteriales bacterium genome encodes:
- a CDS encoding polysaccharide deacetylase family protein, whose protein sequence is MKKWNIASGLAILLAGSLYIGWAWWSWPLWPLVLFVALWLGFTAYASLTLPARIYVDAVCSGPKGTMALTFDDGPHPQITPALLDHLKAENIKASFFCIGKYVEAFPALAKRIVDEGHAIGIHSQHHHWTWGFIGEDHAEKEIRTCAEAIQRTTGQRTSLFRPPFGVTNPNIAAAVKTTGVTTIGWDLRTFDTARSPAEVMKRISTRPKPGTIAVLHDTQPGTLELVKGIIAHCRQHGIELVRCDAHLRPNA, encoded by the coding sequence ATGAAGAAGTGGAACATCGCATCAGGGCTGGCCATCCTGTTGGCCGGTTCGTTGTACATAGGCTGGGCATGGTGGTCGTGGCCGTTATGGCCGTTGGTCCTTTTCGTGGCGTTATGGCTCGGCTTCACCGCATATGCTTCACTCACCTTGCCCGCGCGCATCTATGTGGATGCCGTTTGCTCTGGTCCGAAGGGAACGATGGCGCTCACCTTCGACGATGGCCCGCATCCACAGATCACCCCCGCGTTGCTGGATCACCTCAAGGCCGAGAACATCAAAGCTTCCTTCTTCTGCATCGGCAAATACGTGGAAGCCTTTCCCGCGCTGGCGAAGCGCATCGTGGACGAGGGCCACGCCATCGGCATCCACTCGCAGCATCATCACTGGACCTGGGGTTTCATCGGAGAAGATCATGCGGAGAAGGAGATCCGCACGTGTGCAGAGGCCATCCAACGCACCACCGGCCAACGCACGTCGTTGTTCCGCCCACCGTTCGGCGTCACTAATCCGAACATCGCTGCTGCGGTAAAGACCACCGGGGTCACCACCATCGGTTGGGACCTGCGCACCTTCGACACGGCCCGCTCCCCGGCGGAAGTCATGAAGCGCATTTCCACGCGGCCGAAGCCCGGCACCATCGCCGTGCTTCACGACACACAGCCGGGCACCTTGGAACTGGTCAAGGGCATCATCGCCCATTGCCGCCAGCACGGCATCGAACTTGTCAGGTGCGACGCCCATCTTCGCCCCAACGCATGA
- a CDS encoding beta-ketoacyl synthase chain length factor, which translates to MDLWINAAACYPLPWDRESPGVPGAELLNKGAARRMTVPMRRAVCCALQALADAGVAKPDGIHFGTGLGQVEDTIGFLNEIEANAGGILSPTGFMRSTHNTVGGTIALLLGADGPNLTFSQGMSSFAWALQSAALQAEENGAAHILVGAADEHAPLLDELAQAAMLGDKPGAGTGFVVASPTKGPGSIGRVTGVWPAVRREEGEWWGKDDFASSAIDMVLYSNDPFTGEAPVLPAHSAAVDHRPFTGLHGSAPAQALCLALHCMRNGRLPDGTAAAVGRVLVVDRHGMETCAVLMEP; encoded by the coding sequence ATGGACCTGTGGATCAACGCCGCCGCCTGCTATCCACTGCCGTGGGATCGGGAGAGCCCTGGGGTACCGGGCGCTGAACTCCTGAACAAAGGCGCGGCGCGGCGCATGACGGTGCCGATGCGGCGTGCGGTGTGCTGTGCGTTGCAAGCCCTCGCCGATGCAGGTGTTGCGAAGCCGGATGGCATCCACTTCGGTACCGGTCTCGGTCAGGTGGAGGACACCATCGGTTTCCTCAACGAGATCGAGGCGAACGCCGGTGGGATCCTATCACCAACAGGGTTCATGCGCAGCACGCACAACACTGTGGGTGGTACGATCGCCTTGTTGCTCGGTGCCGACGGACCGAACCTCACCTTCAGCCAAGGCATGTCGTCGTTCGCTTGGGCATTGCAAAGCGCAGCGTTGCAAGCGGAAGAGAACGGCGCTGCCCACATCCTCGTTGGTGCCGCGGATGAGCACGCCCCACTGCTGGACGAACTTGCACAAGCGGCCATGCTTGGCGATAAGCCGGGTGCAGGAACCGGCTTCGTGGTCGCTTCTCCAACGAAAGGTCCTGGTTCGATCGGTCGTGTTACAGGTGTTTGGCCTGCGGTTCGAAGGGAGGAAGGGGAGTGGTGGGGCAAGGACGACTTCGCAAGTTCCGCCATCGACATGGTGTTGTACAGCAACGATCCGTTCACGGGCGAAGCTCCTGTGCTGCCAGCGCATTCGGCGGCCGTGGATCATCGTCCTTTCACCGGCTTGCACGGAAGCGCACCGGCACAGGCGCTGTGCCTGGCTCTGCATTGTATGCGCAACGGCCGTTTGCCGGATGGAACCGCTGCCGCCGTTGGGCGTGTACTGGTCGTTGACCGGCACGGCATGGAGACGTGCGCGGTGCTGATGGAGCCATGA
- a CDS encoding beta-ketoacyl-[acyl-carrier-protein] synthase family protein, with translation MAAPAIAITGMGAISALGAGVAAQLDALKAGRSAIGPLRVHDLPFPELVFGEVPMSDAQLLAQLNSAELPTGVARTVLLALCAAQEAMAVASFAAGELTIISASTVGGMDRTERAYAARQQDLKPLLNAATGHEVGDHARYLAARFKAGSATTISTACSSSASAIMLGAQLLKTGRANAVLVGGADALCGFTVAGFRALSAMDTQPCRPFTAGRAGMNLGEGAAYLLLEREDDAHKAGRKPLAFVAGCANANDAYHQTATSPEGIGPQKAMEGALRVAGLSTKDIDHINAHGTATENNDLTELIAMERLFGNMPPFTSTKSLTGHTLAAAGALEAVFSVLCMKHGFVPATARAGAVVDGCRTEPVKATLEMPVRTVLSNSFGFGGNGTSVIFRAA, from the coding sequence ATGGCCGCGCCCGCCATCGCCATCACCGGTATGGGTGCGATCAGCGCGCTCGGCGCTGGTGTTGCTGCACAGCTCGATGCATTGAAAGCCGGGCGCTCAGCCATTGGCCCGTTGCGCGTGCATGATCTGCCTTTCCCCGAACTCGTGTTCGGTGAAGTGCCGATGTCCGACGCGCAATTGCTTGCCCAATTGAACAGCGCGGAACTGCCCACCGGCGTGGCCCGCACTGTGCTGCTCGCCCTCTGCGCTGCGCAGGAAGCGATGGCCGTAGCATCATTCGCTGCGGGTGAACTCACCATCATCAGTGCGAGCACGGTTGGCGGTATGGACCGTACCGAGCGCGCGTACGCCGCGCGACAACAAGACCTAAAGCCGCTGCTGAACGCGGCCACGGGGCACGAGGTCGGCGACCATGCCCGCTACCTGGCCGCACGCTTCAAAGCGGGCAGCGCCACTACGATCAGCACGGCGTGCAGCAGCAGTGCCAGCGCCATCATGCTCGGTGCGCAGTTGCTGAAGACGGGTCGTGCCAATGCCGTGCTCGTTGGTGGTGCCGACGCCTTGTGCGGCTTCACTGTAGCGGGCTTCCGAGCATTGAGCGCCATGGATACGCAGCCGTGCCGTCCGTTCACCGCGGGGCGTGCCGGCATGAACCTCGGTGAGGGTGCAGCATACCTCCTTTTGGAACGCGAGGACGACGCGCACAAGGCCGGTCGCAAGCCGCTTGCCTTCGTGGCTGGTTGCGCCAACGCGAACGATGCTTACCATCAGACGGCTACCTCGCCCGAAGGCATCGGCCCGCAAAAGGCCATGGAGGGTGCGCTGCGGGTTGCTGGTCTTTCCACGAAGGACATCGACCACATCAATGCCCATGGCACGGCAACGGAGAACAACGACCTCACCGAGCTCATCGCCATGGAGCGTTTGTTCGGCAACATGCCGCCGTTCACCAGCACCAAATCGTTGACCGGTCATACGTTGGCGGCTGCAGGTGCATTGGAAGCCGTGTTCAGCGTGTTGTGCATGAAGCATGGTTTTGTGCCCGCAACGGCGCGCGCCGGGGCCGTGGTGGATGGCTGCCGCACCGAACCGGTCAAGGCCACCTTGGAAATGCCCGTGCGCACCGTGCTCAGCAATTCGTTCGGCTTCGGTGGCAATGGCACCTCCGTCATTTTCCGCGCTGCGTGA